The DNA window AAAATACAGATCAAGATCGCCGTTTGTATTGAGCGGGGGGGAAAAGAGGCGTGTTGCAATTGCAAGTATCCTGGCAATGAAACCTCAGATACTTGTTATGGATGAGCCTACAGTCGGGCTTGACCCTTTGTCTGCGAAGACAGTAGAAAATATAATGCTTGAATATAAAAAAAACGGGAAAACAGTAATATTTGTTTCTCATAATATGGATATTATAAGCAGGATTGCAGAGAAAATAATAGTGTTGGAAAAAGGCAGAAAAATATTTGAAGGGGTAAAAGAAACTCTGTTTGAAGATTCCGAACTTATTAAAAATGCAGGGCTTACTCTGCCTGAGGTTTATAAATATATGATCAGTCTTAAAGAAAATGGTTTAGGTGTTAATCCAATGGTTTTTACAGTCAGTGACGCTAAGGCAGAGATAGTCAGGGCTATAAAAAAGGGCAGGTGAGTGCATCCGTAGACAAGCTCAGGATGAAGTTGAGAAATCCAGGATAAAATAAAAAGCTCATGTAGAGAAAAAAATATTAAAGGAGGTTGTTATGAGAAATGTCCCGTTAATAATTATTGCAGTTGTAATGCAGTTTTTATTTATTTCAATTGCAGTTGCTGCAGGCGGAAATGATACCCATCCGTTTTCAGTGCATGATATGCTGGCAATGCAGAGAGTATCCGATGTGCAGGTTTCTCCCAATGGAGACAAGATGGTTTTTGTACTGAGAACAACAGACCTTGATGCTGACAGGGGAAGAACAGATTTGTGGCTTGCCGATACTGACGGCAAAGGGTTGATGAGGCTTACGACTAATCCGGCTTCAGATTACAACCCCCGCTGGTCTGCATGTGGGAAAACAATATGGTTTATCTCAACCCGCTCAGGATCTGCACAAATATGGAAAATCAAAGTCAGCGGAGGAGAAGCCGAGCAGATAACTGACCTGCCTCTTGATGTAGGAAATTTAATTGTCGCCTCAAAGTGCGGAAAGATTGCTTTTACAATGGAGGTGTTTCCGGATAAACCCTGCCCCGGCTGCACAAGAAAAGTGCTGGATGCAAAGGAAAACAGCAAGGCATCAGGTGTAATTTTTGATAAAGTTTTTATACGGCATTGGAATACATGGATGGACGGCCGCAGATCGCATCTTTTTGTATTGAGTACAGAAGAAGAAAAATCAATTGACCTTATTGATTTAATGGAAGGCATGGATACTGATACACCTTCGAAACCTTTTGGCGGGCCGGAAGAAATTACATTTACACCTGACGGTAAGGGGCTTGTTTTTACTGCTTCTAATGCTGGCAGAGAAGAACCATGGTCTACAAACTATGACCTTTTTTACGTACCGGTTGACGGATCTGAAAAACCGGTAAATTTAACAAAGAAAAACAAGGCCTGGGATACAGCTCCTGTGTTTTCACATGACGGCAAAACACTGGCATATCTTGCAATGTCCAGGCCCGGGTACGAATCTGATAAATTTAATATAATCCTCAAAACCTGGCCTGATGGGAAAAAGAGAGTGCTTACAAAAGAATGGGACAGGTCTCCGTCATCTATCTCCTGGTCTGCTGATGATAAGACTGTTTTTGCAACAGCTTCCAATCTCGGCCAAAAATCTCTTTTTGCAATTGATGTTACTACAGGCAAGGTACGTACA is part of the bacterium genome and encodes:
- a CDS encoding energy-coupling factor transporter ATPase codes for the protein MNIRSENLFFTYRSMISLDFDALTDISLEIPAGKITAIAGAAGSGKTTLIQHFNGLLQPQSGKIFIDDKDIFDNSSNITEVRKKVGIVFQFPEYQFFEEKVFDEVAFGPGNQGLDKDEVEQSVINAINAVGLDFEKYRSRSPFVLSGGEKRRVAIASILAMKPQILVMDEPTVGLDPLSAKTVENIMLEYKKNGKTVIFVSHNMDIISRIAEKIIVLEKGRKIFEGVKETLFEDSELIKNAGLTLPEVYKYMISLKENGLGVNPMVFTVSDAKAEIVRAIKKGR
- a CDS encoding S9 family peptidase, producing MQFLFISIAVAAGGNDTHPFSVHDMLAMQRVSDVQVSPNGDKMVFVLRTTDLDADRGRTDLWLADTDGKGLMRLTTNPASDYNPRWSACGKTIWFISTRSGSAQIWKIKVSGGEAEQITDLPLDVGNLIVASKCGKIAFTMEVFPDKPCPGCTRKVLDAKENSKASGVIFDKVFIRHWNTWMDGRRSHLFVLSTEEEKSIDLIDLMEGMDTDTPSKPFGGPEEITFTPDGKGLVFTASNAGREEPWSTNYDLFYVPVDGSEKPVNLTKKNKAWDTAPVFSHDGKTLAYLAMSRPGYESDKFNIILKTWPDGKKRVLTKEWDRSPSSISWSADDKTVFATASNLGQKSLFAIDVTTGKVRTIVKEGNIGSPSAANDKIIFGLDNLKSPVEIYSVMPDGSDLKQITYINKKNVAAARMGEYEQFTFKGWNNQTVYCYVVKPADFNPKRKYPVAFLIHGGPQGSFGNHFHYRWNPQAYAGAGYAAVMVDFHGSTGYGQKFCDSIRGDWGGKPLVDLKKGLAAALKKYKWMDGSRVGALGASFGGFMINWIEGNWPDRFRCLVNHDGNLDELFAYYATEELWFPEWDHKGTPWNNPIGYQKHNPVNFVKNWKTPMLVIHGQRDYRVVLDQGVATFNALQRREIPSKFLYFPDECHWVQKPHNSILWHNTVIEWLDKWCK